The nucleotide window TCACCGCCATAACTACCCGCTCATATGCTCTCCGTCAAAGGGTCCAGGAGACTGAGTTCAGGGAAGTAGGTCCTGTAATAACCCCGATCACGGGTCATGAGCCGATCGGCGTGACAGCACGCGTGCGCTCCGATCAGAAAATCGCTGAGGAGGTGGTGCCGTCCCCGGAGTGACGCACCACACGACCCGCAGGTGACCTGTTGGGTGTGTCCGCACTGCGGACAACACAGGGTATCGTCTCGCTGGCGGCGATACCGCGCCCATCTTTGGCCCGTCTGGACAAGCGCCGCCGGCGAGGAGGGCACAACCTCGATCCCGGTATCCGTGAGAAACCGATCCAGCTCTTGTCCCGATGGGAAATGAGCCGCGAGTTCGGCATACACCAAGTCGCTGATCACCAGCCGTCCGGCTTGTACGGCACGCTCGAGCGCCCGCTGCGAGAGCTCGCCGAACGGTGTCTCAGGAATCAGGAGGTCGAACAAGACGTTGGTATCGATGGCGGTGATCACGCCTGGGCCTTCCCCCGGAGTGCCTCAAGCAGGCGATCGGGGTCCTGACCTGCGAGGTGGGTCAGATACCCCCGGTAACGGGTAAATGGGGATCGGCTCACAAACTTTTTGAGGCGAATTCCGCCCGGCTCTTCCTCAAATTCCACTGCATCGC belongs to Candidatus Methylomirabilis lanthanidiphila and includes:
- the prlF gene encoding Antitoxin PrlF is translated as MDTSRMTVKGQVTIPKPIRERLGLHPGDAVEFEEEPGGIRLKKFVSRSPFTRYRGYLTHLAGQDPDRLLEALRGKAQA
- the vapC_2 gene encoding tRNA(fMet)-specific endonuclease VapC; this translates as MITAIDTNVLFDLLIPETPFGELSQRALERAVQAGRLVISDLVYAELAAHFPSGQELDRFLTDTGIEVVPSSPAALVQTGQRWARYRRQRDDTLCCPQCGHTQQVTCGSCGASLRGRHHLLSDFLIGAHACCHADRLMTRDRGYYRTYFPELSLLDPLTESI